From the genome of Gemmatimonas phototrophica, one region includes:
- a CDS encoding ribonuclease D gives MSLPPAPLYLDTADAVDRFLSGLTGVRTLALDTEGASFHRFVDRIYLLQLSTEHHEAVIDPLPIGTPLQLGALLEDRNVEVVLHDADYDLRLLHQDYGWRVTHLFDTRVAAQLLGIKAFGLAALLEQFFGLKLDKKHQRADWSMRPLTADMLDYAAQDTRHLLGLRDRLHRELEKKGRWHWAKEEFTRAEGTKWDTDGADQAFLRLKGARDLTRRELARLRELVKWRDTIAAELDRATFRVAGNEVLLDLARLAPTTRDALFNVKGFPRGMNDARATDALQAVVRGNAVPDSELPRFPKSARWDKEPDFDDRVGRLKNVRDVAAARLDLDPGVLCSRDRMEAVARRKPRHVDDLESIPELRKWQIEVLGEEFVKALASFPADDSPYKPG, from the coding sequence ATGTCTTTGCCTCCCGCACCACTCTATCTCGACACGGCCGACGCCGTTGATCGCTTTCTCTCCGGTCTCACCGGCGTGCGCACGCTCGCGCTCGATACGGAAGGCGCGAGCTTCCATCGCTTTGTCGATCGGATTTATCTGCTGCAACTTTCCACGGAACATCACGAAGCGGTGATCGATCCGTTGCCCATTGGCACGCCACTGCAGCTCGGCGCCCTGCTGGAAGATCGCAACGTGGAAGTGGTGCTGCATGACGCGGATTACGATCTGCGGTTGTTGCATCAGGATTACGGATGGCGGGTCACGCATCTGTTCGACACGCGTGTGGCGGCGCAGTTGCTGGGGATCAAGGCGTTTGGGTTGGCCGCACTTCTGGAACAGTTCTTCGGACTCAAGCTCGACAAGAAACACCAGCGCGCCGACTGGAGCATGCGACCGCTCACGGCCGACATGCTGGACTATGCCGCGCAAGACACACGCCACTTGTTGGGGCTGCGTGATCGTTTGCACCGCGAGCTCGAAAAGAAAGGGCGTTGGCACTGGGCAAAGGAAGAGTTCACTCGCGCCGAAGGCACGAAGTGGGACACCGATGGTGCCGACCAGGCCTTCCTTCGACTCAAAGGCGCGCGCGATCTCACGCGACGTGAACTCGCGCGCTTGCGTGAACTGGTGAAGTGGCGTGATACCATTGCCGCTGAACTCGATCGCGCCACCTTCCGCGTCGCCGGCAATGAAGTCCTGCTCGATCTTGCACGTCTGGCGCCCACCACGCGCGATGCTCTTTTCAACGTCAAGGGATTCCCGCGCGGCATGAACGACGCGCGCGCCACTGACGCGCTGCAGGCGGTCGTTCGTGGCAACGCCGTGCCCGATTCCGAGTTGCCCCGCTTTCCCAAAAGCGCTCGCTGGGATAAGGAACCCGATTTCGATGATCGCGTGGGGCGCCTCAAAAACGTGCGCGACGTGGCCGCCGCTCGGCTTGATCTCGACCCCGGAGTGCTCTGCTCCCGTGATCGCATGGAAGCGGTGGCGCGCCGCAAGCCCCGCCATGTGGATGACCTGGAAAGCATCCCGGAACTCCGCAAATGGCAAATCGAAGTGCTGGGTGAGGAGTTCGTCAAAGCACTGGCCAGCTTCCCGGCCGACGATTCGCCCTACAAGCCGGGCTGA
- a CDS encoding metal-sulfur cluster assembly factor gives MDSATDYVMDEQTEATPSDVDASTIQSGGVVSADQARLVLRRVKDPELNLNIVDLGLVYDITVEDSVVRVDMSLTSPGCPSGPEIMGEAEQQLRTLPGVTDVQMNLIWSPPWTPERIEPRVRAYMGF, from the coding sequence ATGGACTCCGCCACGGACTACGTCATGGACGAACAGACTGAAGCGACGCCGAGCGATGTGGACGCCAGCACCATCCAAAGTGGTGGGGTGGTGTCAGCCGATCAGGCGCGGTTGGTGTTACGTCGGGTCAAAGACCCCGAACTCAACCTCAACATCGTGGATCTCGGGCTCGTGTACGACATCACGGTCGAAGACTCCGTGGTGCGCGTGGACATGAGCCTGACCTCTCCCGGCTGTCCCTCCGGCCCCGAAATCATGGGCGAGGCGGAGCAGCAGCTGCGCACGCTGCCCGGCGTAACCGATGTGCAGATGAATCTCATCTGGTCGCCGCCCTGGACGCCCGAGCGCATCGAACCGCGCGTTCGTGCCTACATGGGTTTCTAG
- a CDS encoding serine hydrolase domain-containing protein, producing the protein MFLLTALVIAAADVTRVAMPMSAGLPEREPAAVGMSAERLGTIDRVVQRGVEAGGYPGASVVVGRKGYSVFSRGIGTLDWTRKMRVSAQESIYDLASLTKVVATTTALMVLYDRGQVDLDAKVSTYLPTFSGGLKDQVTVRHLLTHRAGLSAGRELWRIADSPAEARAAVLSSPVNCTPGACYEYSDLGADLLGFIAEVVSGQSLDVFLQQAVFQKLGMNDTQFRVSELDMLRTAPTEIAPPRGYPLRGEVHDENAFALGGIAGHAGLFSTASDLSVFAQMLLDGGQYNGVRVIADSTVQLFTKRAAGHRALGWDTCDGGAGCGQFMSERAFGHTGFTGTSLWIDPDRQMFVVLLTNRVHAARARRPSKVIADVRNDLADAAVLAVMDDPEGVRAMPASFRADLAQDWNRPLRSRRASSAAARRRAAAAKRAATRKAVVKKKSSGSVKTSPTRKASATKATAKKATVKKATVKKATVKKATAKKATVKKSPPKKSGTSKTTKTKARS; encoded by the coding sequence GTGTTCCTACTCACTGCGCTTGTCATTGCCGCTGCTGATGTCACGCGCGTGGCGATGCCCATGTCGGCCGGACTCCCCGAGCGGGAGCCCGCGGCCGTAGGCATGTCGGCGGAGCGACTGGGGACTATTGATCGGGTGGTGCAGCGCGGTGTTGAGGCCGGGGGCTACCCTGGGGCGTCTGTCGTGGTTGGACGCAAAGGGTACTCCGTGTTCTCCCGGGGCATTGGAACGCTCGACTGGACGCGGAAGATGCGCGTCTCGGCGCAGGAGAGCATTTACGATCTCGCGTCGCTTACCAAAGTGGTGGCCACCACGACCGCCCTTATGGTGCTCTACGACCGCGGGCAGGTGGATCTCGACGCCAAGGTCTCAACGTACCTGCCGACGTTCAGCGGTGGCCTCAAGGATCAGGTGACGGTACGCCACCTCCTCACTCATCGTGCCGGCCTGTCGGCAGGACGGGAGCTATGGCGCATTGCGGATTCTCCGGCTGAAGCCCGGGCTGCGGTGCTGTCATCACCGGTCAACTGCACGCCGGGCGCCTGCTACGAGTACTCCGATCTGGGCGCCGACCTGCTGGGGTTCATTGCCGAAGTCGTCAGTGGCCAGTCGCTAGATGTCTTTTTGCAGCAGGCCGTCTTTCAGAAGTTGGGGATGAATGACACCCAGTTCCGGGTGTCAGAGCTGGACATGCTGCGTACCGCCCCCACCGAAATTGCCCCGCCCCGTGGCTACCCGCTGCGTGGCGAAGTGCACGATGAAAACGCCTTTGCGTTGGGAGGCATTGCCGGTCACGCCGGTCTGTTCAGCACCGCGTCCGATTTGTCGGTGTTTGCCCAGATGCTGCTGGACGGCGGCCAGTACAATGGCGTGCGGGTCATCGCCGACAGTACGGTGCAGCTGTTCACGAAGCGGGCGGCCGGCCACCGTGCTCTGGGTTGGGATACCTGCGACGGCGGGGCTGGCTGTGGGCAGTTCATGTCGGAGCGGGCCTTTGGCCACACCGGCTTCACGGGAACGTCGCTCTGGATTGACCCCGACCGGCAGATGTTCGTGGTGCTGCTCACCAATCGGGTGCACGCCGCCCGTGCCCGCCGTCCCAGCAAGGTCATAGCAGACGTGCGGAACGACCTGGCAGACGCCGCCGTGCTGGCCGTCATGGATGATCCCGAAGGGGTCCGGGCCATGCCCGCCAGCTTCCGGGCCGATCTGGCCCAGGACTGGAACCGCCCGCTCCGCTCGCGGCGTGCCAGCAGTGCGGCCGCCCGTCGCCGAGCCGCCGCAGCCAAGCGCGCCGCCACCCGTAAAGCGGTCGTCAAGAAGAAAAGTTCTGGCTCGGTCAAGACATCGCCGACGAGGAAAGCCAGCGCCACCAAAGCCACCGCCAAGAAAGCCACGGTGAAGAAAGCCACGGTGAAGAAGGCCACGGTGAAGAAGGCCACGGCCAAGAAGGCGACCGTCAAGAAATCGCCCCCCAAGAAGTCGGGGACCAGCAAGACGACCAAAACAAAGGCCCGGAGCTGA
- a CDS encoding signal peptidase II, translating into MRLSRPSVPSAKFLRDPVTRRYLGIAGAACMVDLLTKEVAVRVLGDHGVVSLTERLSLTLVWNTGAAGGVSMGPYTWLINVVVTVLALGLVLSVVRQMAAVDPRATMALGLVSGGAVGNLLSIMAGPFGVADFIGIRLTADTTMVANVADFFLWAGSLMLAPVGAKLVRLARAERAQRMAPRAMPVDIELA; encoded by the coding sequence ATGCGACTTTCCCGCCCATCCGTACCCAGTGCGAAGTTCCTTCGGGATCCCGTGACCCGCCGCTATCTCGGCATCGCGGGCGCCGCCTGTATGGTTGACCTGCTCACCAAGGAAGTGGCGGTCCGCGTGTTGGGCGACCACGGGGTCGTCTCGCTGACGGAGCGGCTGTCGCTCACGCTTGTCTGGAATACCGGCGCGGCGGGCGGCGTCTCCATGGGCCCCTACACCTGGCTCATCAACGTTGTGGTCACGGTGCTGGCGCTCGGACTGGTGCTTTCGGTCGTGCGCCAGATGGCTGCTGTCGACCCGCGGGCCACGATGGCGCTCGGGCTGGTGAGCGGTGGTGCGGTGGGCAACCTGCTCAGCATTATGGCGGGGCCTTTCGGCGTCGCGGATTTCATTGGAATTCGCCTTACCGCCGATACCACCATGGTGGCCAATGTCGCCGACTTCTTTCTGTGGGCTGGATCGCTGATGCTCGCCCCCGTTGGGGCGAAGCTGGTGCGCTTGGCCCGCGCGGAGCGGGCCCAGCGCATGGCCCCCCGTGCGATGCCGGTGGATATCGAATTGGCTTGA
- a CDS encoding AI-2E family transporter, which produces MTSIDETLLPEPLAPERRGWRTADLTRAAFTILAVWFGLQLLWSVRSLAILVFLAALFGISVARGVDILERYRIRRGIASALLVLGTLGAIGGVLALTAPTLIEQGQELRREFPAAVTKVQTWIDSRKGGLLGSLISSAAGTAQTLDSATSAALAPTEPAGGAGTAGTAIGRAGAQTAPPVATAPESATEAIKRRLTDGIGSATKYLFSFVSNTLAAFAAFVLLIFLAMYIGAEPEVYRGWMLAMVPATSRAQVRIVLDEISTVLRKWLVTQLIAMVVIGTVSFTVLMLLGVKAAFALGFIAGLMEFIPTVGPILSAVPAILMGFVDSPEKALAVGLAYWGIQFVENNLLIPYLMRGEMDLPPAITIVAQTLMTLVFGFLGLMVAVPLTAAVLVPLRMMAERENAREKALVKQHKSQRDLMHADVKPDEVMEVANSGPDEPSRPEGGGHP; this is translated from the coding sequence ATGACCAGTATTGACGAGACCTTACTTCCCGAGCCCCTCGCGCCGGAGCGCCGGGGCTGGCGTACCGCCGACCTGACCCGGGCGGCCTTCACGATCCTGGCGGTCTGGTTCGGCCTGCAGCTGCTCTGGTCGGTCCGGTCGCTGGCCATCCTGGTGTTCCTGGCCGCCCTCTTCGGGATTTCGGTAGCCCGGGGGGTGGACATCCTGGAGCGCTACCGCATTCGCCGAGGGATTGCGTCGGCGCTGTTGGTCCTGGGGACGCTGGGGGCGATTGGCGGCGTCCTGGCGCTCACTGCCCCGACGCTCATTGAGCAGGGGCAGGAGCTGCGCCGGGAGTTTCCGGCTGCCGTGACCAAGGTCCAGACTTGGATCGACAGCCGGAAAGGGGGGCTGCTGGGTTCCCTGATTTCGTCGGCGGCCGGTACTGCGCAGACGCTGGATTCCGCCACCTCGGCGGCGTTGGCGCCTACCGAGCCGGCAGGTGGCGCGGGGACGGCAGGGACGGCGATCGGGCGGGCGGGGGCGCAAACGGCCCCGCCAGTGGCGACGGCGCCGGAATCGGCCACCGAGGCCATCAAGCGTCGGCTCACCGATGGCATCGGGAGCGCCACCAAGTACCTCTTTTCCTTCGTCTCCAACACGTTGGCCGCGTTTGCCGCCTTCGTGCTGCTGATCTTCCTAGCCATGTATATCGGGGCCGAACCGGAGGTCTATCGCGGCTGGATGCTGGCGATGGTGCCGGCCACGTCGCGGGCGCAAGTGCGCATTGTCCTGGACGAGATTTCCACGGTGCTCCGTAAGTGGCTGGTGACACAGCTCATTGCCATGGTGGTCATTGGGACGGTGTCATTCACGGTGCTGATGCTGCTGGGGGTGAAGGCGGCCTTTGCGCTGGGGTTCATTGCGGGGTTGATGGAGTTCATTCCCACGGTGGGTCCCATCCTGAGCGCGGTACCGGCCATCCTGATGGGCTTCGTGGATTCCCCGGAGAAGGCGCTGGCGGTGGGGCTGGCGTACTGGGGCATCCAGTTTGTGGAGAACAACCTGCTCATCCCGTATCTGATGCGGGGCGAAATGGACCTGCCGCCGGCCATTACGATTGTCGCGCAGACGCTCATGACGCTGGTTTTCGGCTTTTTGGGGCTGATGGTGGCCGTGCCGTTGACGGCGGCGGTGCTGGTCCCGCTGCGCATGATGGCCGAGCGGGAGAACGCGCGGGAAAAGGCGCTGGTCAAGCAGCACAAAAGCCAACGGGATCTGATGCACGCCGATGTAAAGCCTGACGAGGTCATGGAAGTCGCCAACAGTGGGCCCGACGAGCCGTCGCGGCCGGAGG